Proteins found in one candidate division KSB1 bacterium genomic segment:
- a CDS encoding tetratricopeptide repeat protein — translation MNRVTHNCIIGMISFLIGISHFSSIWAQDDAISWFNRGAAAKDPKEKITCYIQAIRLDPKFIAAYYNLGYVYKNLGDLSNAEQSFRQALNCDPASLKPEDRLRINYELGITLKRLGRNGDAIAALQTAKSLAQQVDIRAAVLYELGRAKIEMGDFDGAINEFNEGLALNSNRQAAFEAAIQSVRALRELEAKYAQGVKLLNSGQYDEAIKILTQVINTNPDFKDARQRLAEAQKQRDSKPKTDSLADLYARGIGYMQRNDWSNALIALKQVEKANPNYRDVKAKLAEAQTKLDESLQLEVYDKLYNDALNEYRKGNYVNAVMGLEKVREWNPNYKNTDRIYRDAQSKLAREGEDAVKNRYYTQGKTYLKAGDWQSAIAVFRQLKSLDPNYRDIQFLLQQAQDSLAYQTKRTGLSNLYAEAMDHFNNGNWLDALIAFEKIQEIDSSYLDIAQKITEVQNKLHQTGAGASQRRTDGKDSKQSKPMWLWIGVGLFALVVPMAVVFSAVPSARARWLLMQGNYLKAATIYESILTRKPDKVKLYPQLANIYLMLNRADETAQKVYDMALKMDISPGLRQRLTQATNHRTIANNAAEPAISLEEKLMQELLNLKKGQL, via the coding sequence ATGAACAGAGTGACACATAACTGCATCATAGGAATGATCAGCTTTTTGATTGGAATCAGCCATTTTTCCAGTATATGGGCACAGGACGATGCCATTTCGTGGTTTAACCGCGGCGCTGCAGCCAAAGACCCGAAGGAGAAGATTACATGCTATATACAAGCAATTCGATTGGATCCAAAATTTATCGCTGCGTATTATAACCTCGGTTATGTCTATAAGAATTTAGGCGACTTATCCAATGCTGAGCAATCGTTTCGTCAAGCATTGAATTGCGATCCAGCAAGTTTGAAGCCTGAGGACCGTCTTCGGATCAATTATGAATTGGGGATAACCCTGAAGCGGCTCGGTCGGAACGGAGATGCCATCGCAGCCCTTCAGACGGCCAAGTCATTAGCCCAGCAGGTGGATATTCGTGCGGCCGTGCTCTATGAACTTGGGCGCGCAAAGATTGAAATGGGTGACTTCGATGGGGCAATCAACGAGTTCAATGAGGGATTAGCTCTCAATAGCAATCGTCAAGCTGCGTTTGAAGCTGCAATCCAAAGCGTCCGCGCTTTACGCGAATTGGAAGCAAAATATGCCCAAGGAGTAAAATTATTGAACAGTGGTCAATATGATGAGGCAATCAAAATTTTGACGCAGGTCATTAATACCAATCCAGATTTCAAAGACGCACGACAGCGATTAGCCGAAGCACAAAAACAGCGAGATTCAAAACCGAAAACCGACAGCCTCGCTGACCTCTACGCTCGCGGCATTGGTTATATGCAACGAAACGATTGGTCCAACGCATTAATTGCCCTAAAACAGGTTGAAAAAGCCAATCCCAATTACCGAGATGTTAAGGCAAAATTGGCAGAAGCCCAAACCAAACTGGATGAATCGCTTCAATTGGAGGTTTATGACAAACTTTACAATGATGCATTGAACGAATATCGTAAAGGTAACTACGTGAATGCCGTGATGGGGCTTGAGAAAGTTCGGGAATGGAATCCAAATTATAAAAATACCGATCGCATCTATCGCGACGCCCAGAGCAAATTAGCTCGCGAGGGCGAGGATGCAGTGAAAAATCGCTATTATACCCAGGGCAAAACTTATTTGAAAGCTGGCGATTGGCAATCCGCAATCGCTGTTTTTCGGCAGTTGAAAAGCTTGGATCCGAATTACCGCGATATTCAATTTCTGCTGCAACAGGCGCAGGATAGCTTGGCATATCAAACAAAAAGGACAGGACTTTCCAATTTATATGCTGAAGCCATGGATCATTTCAACAATGGCAACTGGTTAGACGCTCTGATTGCATTCGAAAAGATCCAAGAAATTGATTCTAGCTATTTAGATATTGCGCAAAAAATAACTGAGGTACAGAACAAACTTCATCAAACAGGCGCTGGAGCGTCCCAGAGACGGACAGATGGCAAGGATTCGAAACAGAGCAAGCCAATGTGGCTTTGGATCGGTGTCGGGTTGTTCGCATTGGTAGTTCCCATGGCTGTCGTCTTCTCCGCTGTCCCATCCGCACGCGCCAGATGGCTGCTCATGCAAGGCAATTACCTCAAGGCTGCAACGATCTATGAGTCCATTTTGACTCGCAAACCAGATAAGGTCAAGCTCTATCCGCAATTGGCCAATATCTACTTAATGCTCAATCGCGCTGATGAAACTGCCCAAAAGGTTTATGATATGGCCTTGAAAATGGATATCAGCCCCGGATTACGACAAAGGTTGACTCAGGCAACCAATCATCGAACTATCGCCAATAACGCTGCTGAACCTGCCATCAGCCTCGAAGAAAAGTTAATGCAAGAGCTATTGAACTTGAAAAAGGGGCAACTTTAA
- a CDS encoding 3'-5' exonuclease: protein MESRLKLARPLVFFDIETTHLDIALARIIEIAMIKLYPDQTTESFLTRVNPGIPIPSEATRIHGITNFDVMDKPSFQDIAGDIYALIENCDLAGYNLIAYDLPVLVNEFKRAGIDFKIDNIAIIDVLEIFKKKERRNLAAAYQFYCQKQLNNAHSALKDTQATLEIFQAQLNRYADLPARVQELHEFCNQRNDRFIDSDKKFIWQNNEACFAFGKYKGTPLKQVVKTDIEYIKWMLNSDFSAEVQNILREALNGQFPMKTMPLNSNND, encoded by the coding sequence ATGGAATCAAGACTCAAATTGGCGCGTCCATTGGTATTTTTTGATATCGAGACGACCCATCTCGATATCGCCCTCGCTCGAATTATTGAAATTGCGATGATCAAACTCTACCCCGACCAGACCACAGAATCTTTTTTGACTCGGGTCAATCCCGGAATTCCAATTCCCAGCGAAGCCACCCGGATCCATGGCATCACCAATTTCGATGTGATGGATAAGCCCAGCTTTCAGGACATCGCTGGAGACATCTATGCACTGATTGAAAACTGTGATTTGGCTGGATATAATTTGATCGCTTATGATCTCCCCGTCCTGGTGAACGAATTCAAGCGGGCTGGGATCGATTTCAAAATCGATAACATTGCAATCATCGATGTTCTGGAGATTTTTAAAAAGAAAGAGCGTCGGAACCTTGCCGCTGCATATCAATTTTATTGTCAAAAACAGCTCAATAACGCCCATAGCGCACTCAAGGACACCCAAGCCACGTTGGAAATTTTTCAGGCACAATTGAATCGCTATGCCGATTTACCCGCTCGGGTGCAAGAGCTACACGAATTCTGTAATCAGCGCAATGATCGTTTTATCGATAGCGACAAAAAATTTATCTGGCAGAACAATGAAGCATGTTTCGCCTTTGGCAAATACAAAGGCACGCCGCTCAAGCAGGTGGTGAAAACTGATATCGAATATATCAAATGGATGTTGAATTCGGACTTCTCCGCCGAGGTCCAAAATATCCTTCGGGAAGCGCTTAATGGCCAATTCCCGATGAAAACAATGCCATTGAATTCCAACAACGATTAG
- a CDS encoding DUF3078 domain-containing protein: MNQKSSLLFMVMVMFVAGLAFGQDQPAETPKYGWQKSMVGGLNLTQTSFDNWKQGGENSYAWQVNLNFNFTNDQAKTNWANSGKLTYGSTKTGDQQMRKSVDEIKLESVFTYKLGVLINPFVAVTGETQFAPGYNYGATPKTQVSAFMDPGYIRESAGIGIKPNETIKTRLGVSLKQTVTSDFPQPYADDPKTVKIEKFKNEVGAESVTDLNWKLAQNTLLTSKLELFSTLKALNTTDVNWDNILTTKISKYFNVNFNFKLFYDRDISKMRQIKQAFALGIVYTFL; encoded by the coding sequence ATGAATCAGAAATCAAGTTTACTATTTATGGTGATGGTGATGTTTGTCGCCGGTCTCGCTTTTGGGCAGGATCAGCCAGCCGAAACACCGAAATATGGCTGGCAGAAATCAATGGTCGGCGGTCTTAATTTGACACAGACAAGCTTTGATAATTGGAAACAAGGCGGCGAAAATTCTTACGCTTGGCAAGTCAATTTGAACTTCAACTTCACCAATGATCAGGCCAAAACCAACTGGGCGAACTCTGGCAAGTTGACTTATGGCTCCACCAAAACTGGAGATCAGCAGATGCGCAAATCCGTGGACGAGATCAAACTGGAGAGCGTGTTCACCTACAAATTGGGTGTGCTGATCAATCCGTTTGTCGCTGTGACAGGTGAAACTCAATTTGCCCCTGGCTATAATTACGGCGCTACCCCCAAAACGCAGGTATCGGCGTTCATGGATCCAGGTTATATCCGTGAAAGCGCTGGCATCGGCATCAAACCGAACGAGACCATCAAGACTCGACTTGGTGTGTCACTTAAGCAAACTGTGACCAGCGATTTTCCCCAACCTTATGCTGATGACCCCAAAACGGTAAAAATCGAAAAATTCAAAAATGAGGTCGGTGCGGAATCCGTCACCGATTTAAATTGGAAATTGGCTCAAAATACGCTGCTCACTTCAAAACTCGAACTGTTTTCCACGCTTAAAGCGCTCAACACAACTGATGTGAACTGGGATAATATCCTGACCACCAAAATTTCGAAGTATTTCAATGTGAATTTCAACTTCAAATTGTTCTATGATCGGGATATTTCCAAGATGCGCCAAATTAAGCAGGCCTTTGCGCTTGGAATAGTCTATACCTTCCTATAA
- the mscL gene encoding large-conductance mechanosensitive channel protein MscL → MFKEFKEFAMRGNVVDMAVGIIIGAAFGKIVSSFVNDVLMPPIGMLLGGVDFSELMITLKEGVAIKYGVFINTVLDFIIVAFAIFLVVKGMNKLKRKEVPPPPAAPTTKECPECLSIIPIKAVRCAHCGIQLK, encoded by the coding sequence ATGTTCAAGGAGTTCAAAGAATTTGCTATGCGCGGGAATGTTGTCGATATGGCGGTCGGTATTATCATCGGCGCTGCTTTCGGCAAAATCGTTAGTTCTTTTGTTAACGATGTGTTGATGCCTCCCATAGGCATGCTTTTGGGGGGAGTCGATTTTAGTGAATTGATGATTACACTAAAAGAGGGTGTCGCGATCAAATACGGCGTTTTTATCAATACCGTGCTTGATTTCATTATTGTCGCTTTCGCAATATTCCTGGTAGTGAAGGGCATGAATAAATTGAAACGAAAAGAAGTGCCACCGCCACCAGCCGCACCGACCACTAAAGAATGCCCCGAATGTCTTTCGATTATTCCAATTAAAGCGGTTCGTTGTGCGCATTGCGGGATCCAGTTGAAATAA